One genomic window of Monodelphis domestica isolate mMonDom1 chromosome 1, mMonDom1.pri, whole genome shotgun sequence includes the following:
- the LOC100020587 gene encoding cytochrome c oxidase assembly protein COX15 homolog, giving the protein MLRLFFSPLKAVLTSPGIRLLATRGAPRCGSHYGQKLPLLQRQYSTASEIALQSGRRAVPIPTKATERIMGRWLLVCSGTVAGAVILGGVTRLTESGLSMVDWHLIKEMKPPTSQEEWETEFQKYQQFPEFKILNHDMTLAEFKFIWYMEYSHRMWGRIVGLAYILPAAYFWRRGWLTSGMKGRVLSLCGLVCFQGLLGWYMVKSGLEEKPDSHDIPRVSQYRLAAHLGSALVLYCASLWTALSLLLPRDKLPETRQLLQLRRFAHGTAGLVFLTALSGAFVAGLDAGLVYNSFPKMGERWIPEDLFTFSPVLKNVFENPTMVQFDHRILGITTVTAITGLYFLSRRIPLPRRAKMAVATLLTVAYAQVGLGISTLLMYVPTPLAAVHQSGSLALLSVALWLMNELRRIPK; this is encoded by the exons ATGCTGCGGTTGTTCTTTTCTCCTCTAAAGGCGGTGCTCACGAGTCCAGGAATCCGTCTCCTGGCTACGAGGGGGGCTCCTCGG TGTGGTTCCCATTATGGGCAAAAGCTCCCTCTCTTGCAAAGGCAATACAGTACTGCCTCCGAAATAGCTTTACAGTCTGGAAGGAGGGCAGTGCCTATCCCCACGAAGGCAACCGAGCGGATTATGGGCCGTTGGCTCTTGGTCTGCAGTGGAACAGTAGCAGGAGCAGTTATTCTTGGTGGAGTGACTAG attgacagagtctggactttCCATGGTAGACTGGCACTTGATAAAGGAGATGAAACCACCTACAAGCCAAGAAGAATGGGAAACAGAGTTCCAAAAATACCAGCAGTTTCCAGAATTTAAAAT CTTGAATCATGACATGACCTTGGCAGAGTTCAAATTTATCTGGTACATGGAATACTCACACCGAATGTGGGGACGGATTGTGGGCCTGGCATACATCCTTCCTGCTGCCTACTTTTGGAGAAGGGGCTGGCTTACTTCTGGCATGAAAGGTCGTGTTCTTTCTCTCTGTGGCTTAGTCTGTTTCCAG GGACTGCTGGGGTGGTATATGgtgaagagtggattagaagaaAAGCCAGATTCTCATGATATCCCTCGGGTGAGCCAGTACCGCCTGGCTGCTCACCTGGGCTCTGCTCTTGTCCTCTATTGTGCCAGCTTGTGGACTGCACTCTCCCTGTTGCTTCCTCGAGACAAG TTGCCAGAAACCCGTCAGCTCCTACAGCTGAGGCGATTTGCTCATGGGACAGCTGGCCTGGTTTTCCTTACAGCTCTTTCAG GAGCTTTTGTAGCAGGCTTGGATGCTGGACTTGTATACAACTCCTTCCCCAAAATGGGAGAGCGATGGATCCCAGAGGACCTCTTTACCTTCTCTCCAGTCCTTAAGAATGTCTTTGAAAATCCAACCATGGTGCAGTTTGATCACCGAATCCTG gGAATCACTACAGTCACAGCCATTACTGGGCTTTACTTCCTCTCCCGGAGAATCCCCCTTCCTCGAAGGGCCAAAATGGCAGTGGCAACATTGCTGACTGTGGCCTATGCACAG GTGGGCTTGGGCATTAGTACTCTGCTAATGTATGTTCCAACTCCTTTGGCTGCAGTTCACCAATCAGGTTCCCTGGCTTTGCTCAGCGTTGCCCTTTGGCTTATGAATGAACTTCGACGAATCCCAAAGTGA